In Syntrophales bacterium, the genomic stretch GTTTTCAAGCTGGCGGTCCCGATGCTGCTCATCGGCTCAATTATGAGCCCCCTGGGGGCCAAGGCGAACCAATTCCTTCCCATTCCCGTACTTAAATGGTTATTTGTGGCGTTTCTTGTCTTTGCCTCGGCAAAGGTCCTTTTTTTTGGCAAATCGGCGCCCCGGGATGTTTCTCAGACCTCGTTGAAAAAAATGATAGCCTGGGGATGCGCCATCGGTGCTTTTGCCGGATTTATTGGAGGGTTGATTGGCGTCGGCGGGGGGAATATCATTGTCCCGCTCCTGATCGGGTTGGGCTTCGACCCGAAAAAGGCGTCGGCTACAACCAGCTTTATTGTCATTTTCACTTCCTTCTTTGGCTTTCTGGGTTTTGCAACTCTGGGGAACGTCAACTGGATGCTGTTAGGCATAACACTGGCAGCCTGCATCGGAGCGACCATTCTGGGCGCCTATCTGATGACGTCCCGATTAAATCAATCGCAGGTTAATAGCGTGATCGGCTG encodes the following:
- a CDS encoding sulfite exporter TauE/SafE family protein, which encodes MTPLIYSIAFLITFLATTALTIGGTGAALVLIPMFDWLGVPLREAMATALLLNVFAMVIASVAFIKKGLVVFKLAVPMLLIGSIMSPLGAKANQFLPIPVLKWLFVAFLVFASAKVLFFGKSAPRDVSQTSLKKMIAWGCAIGAFAGFIGGLIGVGGGNIIVPLLIGLGFDPKKASATTSFIVIFTSFFGFLGFATLGNVNWMLLGITLAACIGATILGAYLMTSRLNQSQVNSVIGWVLFVAAVKMIHSLLKSSMGLELIMAVLVALSLGFWLAGRWIRKSKNSKAV